GCTAATCTTGCTTCGGCTAAAACGCAATCAGATTTACTAAACAGCAGTGTGCAGGCTCAATTTAGGCCATTAAATGATCCTAAAACACTGTATATACAAAGCGTAGTTTCCCTGCAATATGAAAATGCTAATTTTGACACCTTTCTACCACATTCGGCTACAGGTAAGGATTATACCAGAACCAATATACAAAGTGGTGTAAATACAGCTTATTCGGAACCAAAGTATGGACTTACGCTTTATCAGCGGAATTGGGCTACTTATTCTTTTAATAATGATAAAAACACTTTTTTAATTGGTGGTGGAACAATATACACCGAAAACAGGGCAAGGATTTTAAATCTGAAGGCTGATAATGTTGCTTCAGAATTTATTACTGACCCTTATTCAAGTCCGGCGATTCTGCAACAGGAATCTTCGAATGTATTTAAGCGAACTATTTCCCTTACAGGCCAGATGGTTTATATATATGGGGATCGTTATTCGGTACAGGCGGTAATTAGACGTGATGGTAGCTCTGCATTTGGAGGGAGCAACAGGTTCGGAACTTTTCCTTCGATTTCGGGTTTCTGGAGACCATCATCAGAACCTTTTATGAAGAAATTTACCTGGTTGGATGATATGAAAATCAGGGCTAGTTGGGGAATAACAGGGCGCGCTCCAGACATTTCGGCTTCAAATTCAGCAACCTTTAGTGCAAATGCGGCATACGGAGATCTTCAGGGGGTTACTCCGGATAACATTGATCTGGCAAATTTAAAATGGGAAAGAACTGAACAAGCCAATCTGGGATTGGACTTATCGATCTTTAAAAACAGGTTATCCATCACTACAGATGTTTACAACAACATTACCCGCGATTTGCTCTGGAACCGCCCCATTCCAAATAACTCCGGTTTCGAAAGTGTTTACCAGAATTTTGGAAGTATACAGAACCGTGGAATTGAGTTTGAAATTACAGGCATACCTCTTAAAACAAAGGATTGGATGTTAACAGTTTCATTTAATATTTATAAAAATGTGAGTAAAGTCCTTTCCCTACCTGACGGAAATGAGATATCCAAACAAAATACTATCGGAAATGGACAAATCATTCAAAGAATTAGAGTGGGTGATCCATTAGGTGCTTTCTATGGCTTTAAATATAAGGGAGTGTATGCAAGAGATGAAGATGCTTTTGTCAAAAATGCGGATGGCAGTTTCGTAACTGATTTGAATGGCCTAAAAATTCCAATAAGGTGGAACAACAAAGATGGTTATGCATTTCAAGGTGGTGATGCCATTTACGAAGACCTTAACCATGATGGTGTGATCAACTTACAAGATGTGACTAAAATTGGTAACTCCAGTCCTGATTTTGCTGGTGGATTAAATCTTAACCTTACTTATAAATCATTTACGTTAAACACACAATTTACATATCGCTATGGTAATGATGTGATTAATGTTGCCAAGATGAATACCACCAATATGTACAATGAGAACAATCAGACTACTGCTGTGATGAGGCGCTGGAGGAAACAGGGTGATGTTACAGACATCCCAAGAGCATTGTATGGAGCTGGTTACAATTGGGTAGGAAGCGACAGATATGTTGAAGATGGATCTTTTATTCGTTTATCAGCAATCTCATTGGGCTACAGGGTACCTGCAAAGGTCGTACAGCGCTTACGGATGAAAGGACTTAGCTTTTCCTTATCGGCTTCAAACCTGGCCATATTTACAAAATACAGTGGTATAGATCCTGAAGTGGGTACCAGCAGTAATACCGATCCATTTAAAGTTGGGCAGGACAACTCATTAACGCCACCAGCGAGCTATTATACATTCAATACCGTCATAAGTTTTTAATTATGAAAACAGATAAAATATACTTGTTCTTGCTCATCGCAGTATTTTCGATTCAGGCCATATCCTGTAATCGGATGCTTGACATCGCTCCGGAAAATAAGCTGACCAGAGAGAAATTCTGGCAAAAGAAGGAAGATGCAGTTTCTGCAATCATTGGAACTTATTCTACTCTCAGAAGTAATCAGGAAGCTTTTTTGTATTGGGGAGAGGTTCGAGGTGAACTGCTGAACTCCATTCCGGGAAAAGGGGCCGGTACTGATAAAGAATCGATTGATGTGTTTTTAATACAGCCATCAAATGTGATGAATAAGTACACCAACTTCTATAAAGTTATTAATCAGGCCAATTTGGTGATAAAAAATATACCAGGCATTGTAGCCAAGGATCCTTCTTTTAGCACAGAAAATGCAAATCAGATTATGGGAGAAGCTTATTTTTTAAGGGCATTCACCTATTTCTGGCTGGCTCGAACTTTTAAAGAAGTCCCTTTAATACTGGAGCCTTCAGAATCTGACGGACAAAATTATAATGTTATTAAATCACCCTTTGAGGTAATTATGACACAGGTATTGGCCGACATCAAACTCGCAGAGAATAGCTTGCCGGTTGCTTACGATTCCGATGTTCAGACCAAAGGAAGGGCAACCAGATATGCCGCTTATGCCTTTGAAGCAGATGTTGATTTGTGGCTGGGTAAGAATCAGGAGGCTATTGCGGCCTGTGATATGGTGATTAATTCTAAACAATTTGCTTTATTGACACCGACCAATTTAGGTAATCTTTTTACGCCTGGAAATACAGGAGAGTCTATCTGGGAGCTTCAATACAATAATTCTCTGAATCAAACCCATTCTTTGTATACATGGTTTAATAACAAACCATACTTTAGCGGAAATCCGGTGTTTAGCCTGTTCGATGATCCGGTTGATGCTAGAATAGTAACTTCTATTACGCCGGGGGGATCTGTTCAAAAATATAACATCAGTACCAATGATGCACATTGGATTTTTTACCGTTATGCTGATGTGATTTTAATGAAAGCTGAAGCACTGGCCCATCTGGTTCCGGATAATGTGGCTAATCTATCTCTGACTGTTAAAGAAATTAACAAGATCCGCTCCCGGGCGGGTATTGCCTTGATTCCTGTAATCAGCAATACGCAGCAGGCAGATGAGTTCCTATTGGATGAAAGAGGTCGTGAGCTTTGCTTTGAGGGGAAGCGTTGGTTTGATCTCGTTCGGTTTGCATCGAGAAATAACTTCGCCGGTAAAGATATGTTGATCAGTCGTATTGTCTCCGCTGTAAATGGGGTTGATCAGCTCGTGATCAGAACAAGAGTTGACAATCCTGAAAGCTGGTATCTTCCTTTACACGTAGATGCCCTTTCTTCCAATTCACTATTAGTTCAAAATCCTTACTATCAATAATTATGAAGCGGTTTATGAAAACAAAATGGAATATAATCCTTGTCCAATTATCTTTTTGGATAGGTTTAACGCTTTGGCTGGGTTCATGTAAAAATGAAGCCATATTATTAAAACCTGTTAAAGCAGATAGAGCAATTACGCAGATTCTTAAGGAGGATGATAAATATACAAGCCTTGTTCAAGCTTTAGACAGAGCCGGATTAAGTGGGTTATTAAATATTTATGGTTCCTATACCTTATTTGCGCCCAATAATGACGCTTTTAAAAAATACCTTCAGCGTAAGAATTTGAATAGTATAACCGATATCTCTGCAGATGCCCTAAAGAAAACTTTATTGTACCATCTGTACAGTAACCAGTATAATACCTCATCTTTCATTGCTGGTTCTTTGCCTGCACTTACCGCTTTGGGTGAGTATATCAGTATGGATATCTCAAAAGGGGTTTCGAATACGGTTTTGAATGGTTCCGTTAAAGTTAAAGAACTAAATGTTTCAGCGACGAATGGTGTAATCCATGAAATTGATGACATCCTTGAACCACCTGCTCAGACTACGATGGACTGGCTTAAAGCCCAGCCAAAATATTCCATTATTACCGAAGCTTTCCAGAAAACGGGAGTTGATGCTGTATTGAACCAGGTTTATGAGGATAACGATCCAACAAAAGCAAGAGTAAGATATACAGCCTTTCTGGAAACCGACTCCGTTCTGGCTTTATCGGGTATTAATTCTTTTGCGAAATTAGCTGCAAAGTATTCTAAGACGGGTAATTATACAAATCTGGAAGATTCGTTGAATATTTTTATGCGTTATCATTTGCTGAAGAAAAACCTTTTCATTTCAGATTTTAGGGATGATTACCTGGAATCTGTTCATGCTACAGATTTTATTACTTTTTCTACCAGCAATGGTATCTACCTTAATCCTCATTATGATTATAAAATAGTAGGCGGAGTAAAAACGGACTCTATTTTTGTTAAAACCGGGCTCTTACTCTCAAAAAGCAATACAATAACCAAAAACGGTGTGGTGCACTCGGTAAATAAATTGTTTTCTGTTTATTCGCCAACACCGCAGTATGTGATGGTATCCTTTATTAAGGATTGTACGCTTTGGCCAAACTGTAATGCAGCTACCGGATTTAAGACATTAGCGCAACAAGCACCCTTTCCATGGATTATCTGGTTCCCTTATGATGCAGATACCAGAACTGCAGCCAAGTCAAATCTGACCACTACTCCGCCCGGTATATTGCTTTCTGGACCAAGTTGCTTCAGAATGCAAATGTTGAGCACTACAGCATACATAGAACTGACTACACCTAAAATATTTAAAGGTACCTATGATGTACTGTATAATTGGGAGCGTGAAGCTAGTGAGCCAACAGTTCAGGTATATATTGATGGTGTAAAAGCAGGTGATCCAATTAACCAGGCGGTTACACTTCAGAATGGTATTAATTATCCAAATTATGCACAGCACATGTTGTTAACGACCTTAAAGTTTGACGACATCAGCGAACATAAAATAAAAATAGTTTGTGTTACTGCGGGAATTGGCTTTTTTGACGCCATTGAGTTCAGACCAAGATAATAAACCGATGATAGAAATTATACGCCTGTGTATTATGAAACCAGTCCATAAAAATAAGAGTCTTAAACTCCTCTCAATCTGTCTGCTGTTGCTGTTGTTCTCCTGCAAAAGTAAGTTTGATCAGCATTATGATATTCCTGATAACATTAAGGGAAATATATATGAGCAATTACAGGCCAACGCAGATTATTCTGAATTTGTGGCCATGCTTCAAAAAACAAATTATGATCAGGTCTTGAAGCTGAATAAGCAATACACCGTTTTTGCACCTAAAAACGGATCCTTTAGCAGCGTAGATTTGAATGATATAGAAAAGCTTAAGCAGTTGATCGCTATGCATATTGTCTATTCTCCAATCTACCAATCGGCAATGGACTCGAATTATGTAAAAACCGTCAATAATAAATATCTCAATATCAGCACACTCAACGGTAAACGTTTTGTAAATGGGATTAAACTAGGCGGGTTTGAACTAAAAGCAGCTAATGGGGTCATTTATGGTATCGAGGGTCCAATTCTTCCATTGCAGAATCTTTATGAAGTGATTGCTTCAAATCCTGATTATTCTTTATTTAAGGGATATATAAATCAGGCCAACGGTCGGGTATTTGATAAGGCAAATAGCACCAAAATCGGGGTCGACTCCCTGGCCAGACCAATCTATGATTCGATATTCGTTAATCAGAATTATTACCTCTCCAGTGCACTGATTAATGATGAATCCCGATTGTCTACGGTTTTTATTCCGACCAATACGCTGGTTAAAAAATTGATTTCGACCACACTTTTGGCCTCAGTTGGAAATGATCCTTCGAAGATTACACATGCTGATAGCATAAACTTTTACACCAATTTATTTAAACATGTGGTGGTATCAGGGAAAGCTTATACTTCTGCTCAACTTGCCGGTATTCCATCATTAAGGAGTGTATTGGGAACTAGTTATGTGGTAAATGCGAGTCAGTTTCAGAAAGTAGATCAACAGGCCAGCAATGGGATTTATTACGAACTTAAAGACATCACTGCACCTGAATTCTTATTCCAGAAATCGTATAAAATAACCGCCCGTAATGTGGACACCTTAAACCTGGTTACGTTGGAAGGAACTACAATTAGCAGTAGGGCCACACCTGTTTCAGGAACTTATGCAGCACAGGTGATGAAATTGAATTTTGTAAAAGTGGGTAATGCAGCGAGTTTTAAAATACCGAAGGTTGCTCCGGGGTATTACAATGTTGTACTTAATGTCGCCATTGATGCCAATAGTGGGTTGTTTAATGTAGCTTATAACAACCAGGTATTTAATGCCGTGGAGATCAACGCATCGGATATGCAACCGCTGGTGAAACAAAATATGCTTATTGGGAAAATACGGGTGTTGGCTTTTGGGGATGTACAGCTTAGGTTTATTTGTACGGGGAGTAGTACCAGAACTGCGGGCAAGTTTGAACTGAATATGGATCAGATTGTATTAAGCCCCATTATAGCCCCTTAGCTGTCAAGATAAATTGATTTTTAAATTTGAAAACCATTCTTTGATGAAATTATCATATACATTTATACTCCTGGCATTTTGCACCTTTGCCGTGCAGGCGCAAAAGCCGGTTAAGGTAGCAGCACAAAAATCTGTCGTTCCGTCCTTTACCAAAATAAAGGGTACCATAATAGATATACAAACTAAAAAAACTTTAAGTAAAATCAGTATTAGTTTAAAGGATATCCGGACAACT
This is a stretch of genomic DNA from Candidatus Pedobacter colombiensis. It encodes these proteins:
- a CDS encoding SusC/RagA family TonB-linked outer membrane protein; translation: MLHETLKKFFRLTMAVLLMLSAQQVIAQTSPSIVIRGQVKDKKNEPIPGASVIEQDKDNRLINGTSTDVNGNYQIRISNANATLICRYIGSKPQTIKVNGRQVINITLEDENNMMQEVAITSKMKKPTVNTGFLDVDKRDMASSVSSVKMADLENLPAASIEDVLEGRVPGLMVTMSSGDPGAGAAIQLRGASSLGLNTKPLIVVDGIPWTDNIPDNGDLSSPQGLSNLLNISPTDIATVDILKDAAATALYGADGANGVIAITTKRGSNIRPTVSATSKLSLTQAPRMLPMLNGTQYKTMVLEAYQNRYNMTTTPTSLFLEPGNADYENYNNNTNWPKQLIKNGFQSDQNISIRGGGDATGYAISLGYLDEKGTTIRTGFRRANGRLAFDYKVSSKLKFLSDVAYTSSTRDQNIQLDNIGNTTKPSLLVVGIYKAPVIPVFAQDQYGNSTHEYFIQPTGFQGNVANPVAVANLASAKTQSDLLNSSVQAQFRPLNDPKTLYIQSVVSLQYENANFDTFLPHSATGKDYTRTNIQSGVNTAYSEPKYGLTLYQRNWATYSFNNDKNTFLIGGGTIYTENRARILNLKADNVASEFITDPYSSPAILQQESSNVFKRTISLTGQMVYIYGDRYSVQAVIRRDGSSAFGGSNRFGTFPSISGFWRPSSEPFMKKFTWLDDMKIRASWGITGRAPDISASNSATFSANAAYGDLQGVTPDNIDLANLKWERTEQANLGLDLSIFKNRLSITTDVYNNITRDLLWNRPIPNNSGFESVYQNFGSIQNRGIEFEITGIPLKTKDWMLTVSFNIYKNVSKVLSLPDGNEISKQNTIGNGQIIQRIRVGDPLGAFYGFKYKGVYARDEDAFVKNADGSFVTDLNGLKIPIRWNNKDGYAFQGGDAIYEDLNHDGVINLQDVTKIGNSSPDFAGGLNLNLTYKSFTLNTQFTYRYGNDVINVAKMNTTNMYNENNQTTAVMRRWRKQGDVTDIPRALYGAGYNWVGSDRYVEDGSFIRLSAISLGYRVPAKVVQRLRMKGLSFSLSASNLAIFTKYSGIDPEVGTSSNTDPFKVGQDNSLTPPASYYTFNTVISF
- a CDS encoding RagB/SusD family nutrient uptake outer membrane protein, producing the protein MKTDKIYLFLLIAVFSIQAISCNRMLDIAPENKLTREKFWQKKEDAVSAIIGTYSTLRSNQEAFLYWGEVRGELLNSIPGKGAGTDKESIDVFLIQPSNVMNKYTNFYKVINQANLVIKNIPGIVAKDPSFSTENANQIMGEAYFLRAFTYFWLARTFKEVPLILEPSESDGQNYNVIKSPFEVIMTQVLADIKLAENSLPVAYDSDVQTKGRATRYAAYAFEADVDLWLGKNQEAIAACDMVINSKQFALLTPTNLGNLFTPGNTGESIWELQYNNSLNQTHSLYTWFNNKPYFSGNPVFSLFDDPVDARIVTSITPGGSVQKYNISTNDAHWIFYRYADVILMKAEALAHLVPDNVANLSLTVKEINKIRSRAGIALIPVISNTQQADEFLLDERGRELCFEGKRWFDLVRFASRNNFAGKDMLISRIVSAVNGVDQLVIRTRVDNPESWYLPLHVDALSSNSLLVQNPYYQ
- a CDS encoding fasciclin domain-containing protein, with the protein product MKTKWNIILVQLSFWIGLTLWLGSCKNEAILLKPVKADRAITQILKEDDKYTSLVQALDRAGLSGLLNIYGSYTLFAPNNDAFKKYLQRKNLNSITDISADALKKTLLYHLYSNQYNTSSFIAGSLPALTALGEYISMDISKGVSNTVLNGSVKVKELNVSATNGVIHEIDDILEPPAQTTMDWLKAQPKYSIITEAFQKTGVDAVLNQVYEDNDPTKARVRYTAFLETDSVLALSGINSFAKLAAKYSKTGNYTNLEDSLNIFMRYHLLKKNLFISDFRDDYLESVHATDFITFSTSNGIYLNPHYDYKIVGGVKTDSIFVKTGLLLSKSNTITKNGVVHSVNKLFSVYSPTPQYVMVSFIKDCTLWPNCNAATGFKTLAQQAPFPWIIWFPYDADTRTAAKSNLTTTPPGILLSGPSCFRMQMLSTTAYIELTTPKIFKGTYDVLYNWEREASEPTVQVYIDGVKAGDPINQAVTLQNGINYPNYAQHMLLTTLKFDDISEHKIKIVCVTAGIGFFDAIEFRPR
- a CDS encoding fasciclin domain-containing protein; its protein translation is MKPVHKNKSLKLLSICLLLLLFSCKSKFDQHYDIPDNIKGNIYEQLQANADYSEFVAMLQKTNYDQVLKLNKQYTVFAPKNGSFSSVDLNDIEKLKQLIAMHIVYSPIYQSAMDSNYVKTVNNKYLNISTLNGKRFVNGIKLGGFELKAANGVIYGIEGPILPLQNLYEVIASNPDYSLFKGYINQANGRVFDKANSTKIGVDSLARPIYDSIFVNQNYYLSSALINDESRLSTVFIPTNTLVKKLISTTLLASVGNDPSKITHADSINFYTNLFKHVVVSGKAYTSAQLAGIPSLRSVLGTSYVVNASQFQKVDQQASNGIYYELKDITAPEFLFQKSYKITARNVDTLNLVTLEGTTISSRATPVSGTYAAQVMKLNFVKVGNAASFKIPKVAPGYYNVVLNVAIDANSGLFNVAYNNQVFNAVEINASDMQPLVKQNMLIGKIRVLAFGDVQLRFICTGSSTRTAGKFELNMDQIVLSPIIAP